One Castanea sativa cultivar Marrone di Chiusa Pesio chromosome 4, ASM4071231v1 DNA window includes the following coding sequences:
- the LOC142630724 gene encoding uncharacterized protein LOC142630724 — protein MKLGSQQNDLDFYPEQSLDGSFRKFISGFIHNDMDLSPGQSLDGSFRKSSSVTSTHSISGASASSKFVPTSRRVFKGLKDYGRKLINLELFTQSLEDWVSEKSCADSANEEQFFNSPFLIDELRKLDLALEGVLFQQLFRMPCSPSVTDDLKEDEYLAVEDFLHVVANGLWRTFWRKSGALPFFVSGPRHPGSKFYTVEKAMSRGRLEELCGLALLSKIGSDLQVHWDQVAEFVLFKPDILSKNELKLSAHSICEALFYGFHILVSRSLSNINTVSSDSVFLVVLDSKYGGVVKFGGDLGKLDLNSANPYHAVAEWMKSHAEVSVSPVDRIWNKLGNVNWGDMGTLQILLATFYSIVQWNGPPRKSIASLASDHSLRLQKRRIECRPNENENALVPFQQASHQHGEIVELDENDSFLRKQASHLKLTKGEVLLLDDQRQGQKSFQIQGSLVGGNCFLYSAVSLDYPTELLSLYVGAHPSRLEPSWEDMSLWYQVQRQTKVLNILKQQGISSKYLPDIIASGRILHSGTCTKQSPGGRCDHPWCGTPILVTSPIGEPLSSVVDRDGPFSPEEAIRCCRDCLSALRSAAMASVQHGDICPENIICVVDMQGVRNRRLYVPISWGRAVLEDRDGAAINLQFSSSHALQHGKLCPASDAESLVYLLYFVCGGSIQQQDSIESALQWRERSWAKRMIQQQLGEVSALLKAFADYVDSLCGTPYPVDYDIWLKRLNKAVDGSADRGKMIEEVAVTLRLADVAESSGTSGGRS, from the exons ATGAAACTAG GTTCTCAACAAAATGATTTGGACTTTTATCCTGAGCAAAGTCTGGATGGAAGTTTCCGAAAGTTCATATCTG GTTTTATTCACAATGATATGGACTTATCTCCGGGGCAAAGCTTGGACGGAAGTTTCAGGAAGTCTAGCTCTG TAACCTCTACTCATAGTATCTCAGGTGCTTCTGCTTCAAGTAAGTTTGTTCCTACTTCTAGAAGAGTGTTTAAAGGGCTAAAGGACTATGGAAGGAAACTTATCAACCTAGAACTTTTCACACAAAGTCTTGAAGATTGGGTTTCTGAGAAATCATGTGCAGATTCAGCCAATGAGGAGCAGTTCTTTAATTCTCCCTTTTTGATTGATGAATTGCGTAAGCTTGACTTAGCATTGGAGGGGGTTTTATTTCAGCAATTGTTTCGTATGCCATGCTCACCTTCTGTAACAGACGATCTTAAAGAAGATGAGTATCTCGCAGTAGAAGACTTTCTTCATGTAGTTGCCAATGGCTTATGGCGTACCTTTTGGCGTAAAAGTGGAGCATTGCCATTCTTTGTATCCGGTCCCCGTCATCCTGGATCCAAGTTTTATACAGTAGAAAAGGCAATGTCAAGGGGAAGGCTTGAAGAGCTATGTGGTTTAGCTTTGCTATCAAAAATTGGGAGTGATTTGCAAGTTCACTGGGATCAAGTAGCAGAGTTTGTGTTATTTAAGCCAGATATATTGTCAAAAAATGAGTTGAAATTGTCTGCTCACAGTATTTGTGAAGCCCTCTTCTACGGTTTTCATATTCTTGTATCTAGGAGTTTGAGCAACATCAATACTGTCAGCAGCGATTCAGTTTTCCTCGTGGTTCTAGATTCTAAATATGGTGGGGTGGTAAAATTTGGTGGTGACCTTGGCAAACTTGATTTAAACTCAGCTAACCCATACCATGCTGTAGCTGAATGGATGAAATCTCATGCTGAAGTTAGTGTTTCCCCAGTGGATCGGATATGGAACAAATTGGGGAATGTGAATTGGGGAGACATGGGGACCTTGCAAATACTTTTGGCAACATTTTACTCCATAGTCCAGTGGAATGGACCACCAAGAAAGTCGATAGCCTCATTAGCCTCAGATCATAGCCTCCGCCTTCAGAAGCGTAGGATAGAGTGTCGCCCTAATGAGAATGAAAATGCACTAGTTCCTTTCCAACAGGCTAGCCATCAACATGGAGAGATTGTTGAACTCGACGAGAATGATTCATTTTTGAGAAAGCAGGCATCACATTTGAAGCTTACGAAGGGAGAGGTACTGCTTTTGGATGATCAACGGCAGGGACAGAAAAGTTTCCAAATACAGGGTTCTCTGGTAGGAGGGAACTGCTTTCTCTACAGTGCTGTTTCTCTTGATTATCCCACGGAGTTGTTGTCTTTATATGTAGGTGCCCATCCATCAAGACTTGAGCCATCATGGGAGGATATGAGTTTGTGGTATCAAGTGCAGAGGCAAACAAAagtactaaatattttaaagcAGCAGGGAATTTCAAGCAAGTATTTGCCTGATATAATTGCCTCTGGCCGCATATTGCATTCTGGTACCTGTACGAAGCAGAGCCCAGGAGGGCGATGTGATCACCCATGGTGTGGTACTCCAATACTTGTGACATCTCCTATTGGGGAGCCACTTTCATCTGTTGTTGATCGGGATGGCCCATTCTCCCCTGAGGAAGCAATCCGCTGCTGCCGAGACTGCTTATCTGCTCTAAGAAGTGCAGCTATGGCCAGTGTCCAACATGGTGATATTTGTCCAGAAAATATAATATGTGTAGTTGACATGCAAGGTGTAAGAAACAGACGTTTGTATGTCCCAATATCATGGGGACGTGCAGTTTTGGAAGACAGAGACGGTGCAGCTATAAATTTGCAGTTCTCTTCATCTCATGCACTTCAGCATGGGAAACTATGTCCAGCATCTGATGCAGAAAGCCTTGTTTACTTGCTCTATTTTGTCTGTGGGGGAAGTATACAGCAGCAAGATTCTATTGAATCAGCATTGCAGTGGAGGGAGAGAAGCTGGGCAAAGCGTATGATCCAGCAGCAGCTTGGTGAGGTTTCAGCTCTCTTAAAGGCATTTGCTGACTATGTGGATAGCCTTTGTGGAACCCCATACCCAGTTGACTATGATATCTGgttgaaaagattgaataaaGCTGTGGATGGCTCAGCTGATAGAGGCAAAATGATTGAAGAAGTAGCCGTAACTTTGAGACTAGCCGATGTTGCCGAGTCTTCGGGAACCTCTGGAGGTCGTTCGTAA